One region of Jonesiaceae bacterium BS-20 genomic DNA includes:
- a CDS encoding AraC family ligand binding domain-containing protein, whose product MPKPLPEPPIQDQGLADGFTGERIQVIPIPTAHKALNTPFLRTALTTDVGYFPDADKYFRERTRGADEAIIVACTHGSGWVEVAEVRHPVSPGQVILIPPAHSTFLREHRWQAMDYLVVPCGRLGCA is encoded by the coding sequence ATGCCCAAGCCACTACCTGAACCACCCATCCAAGATCAGGGCCTAGCCGATGGATTTACCGGCGAACGAATCCAAGTCATTCCCATTCCAACCGCCCACAAAGCTCTAAACACCCCTTTCCTGCGGACTGCACTAACCACGGATGTCGGCTACTTTCCCGATGCAGATAAATACTTCCGGGAGCGCACGCGTGGAGCCGATGAAGCCATCATCGTGGCCTGTACACACGGATCCGGTTGGGTTGAAGTTGCCGAGGTTCGTCATCCGGTTAGCCCCGGACAAGTTATCCTCATTCCCCCCGCACACTCCACATTCCTACGGGAGCACCGATGGCAAGCCATGGACTATTTGGTGGTGCCATGTGGCCGGCTTGGCTGTGCCTGA